One Phocaeicola dorei genomic region harbors:
- a CDS encoding flippase, with translation MNTLARKYFPFVLIPNFLYYDKFIAEMKRKLTLSFKQKAIVTNVVWSLGGKIVNMVSALFVGILVARYLGPENYGIMNYVISYVSIFTIVATFGMSNIEIRELSRNKEKKNSILGTCFIIRVCFSLIAYLGVVLSLFVFQIDRFTTIMILVYGLTLFTGISELSRNYFISIVENKYIVKSEIFRTLVGAIVKIGLLFLKAPLEYFIIAQVFDTFLVASGYYYSYKVIVGSVRNWTFDKTIVPFFIKESFPLLLSGAAIVIYQRIDQVMIGNMLNKTEVGYFATAGKFVDLILFLPAILVQTITPILVREKECDSYSYEAKKRTFVGITTWVSLLMALAISLSAYWMIIYTYGEKYALAIPVLQIMAFKAVGMALSAAGGQIIIIEHIQKWAFIRNVLGCFLCVILNYLFIPKYGIIGSAIVTVITVFFTGCISNIFIPSYHKILKLQIYAMFWGWKDMVYFKQIIRR, from the coding sequence ATGAACACCTTGGCTAGAAAATATTTTCCTTTTGTGCTAATTCCTAATTTTTTATATTATGATAAATTTATTGCTGAAATGAAGAGAAAACTTACTCTATCATTTAAACAGAAAGCCATAGTTACAAATGTTGTATGGTCTTTAGGAGGTAAAATAGTGAACATGGTTAGTGCCTTATTTGTGGGGATTCTTGTAGCTCGTTATTTGGGTCCAGAAAATTATGGTATTATGAATTATGTTATCAGCTATGTGTCTATATTTACAATAGTAGCTACATTTGGAATGAGTAATATTGAAATAAGAGAACTTTCGCGTAACAAAGAAAAAAAAAATTCGATTCTTGGCACTTGTTTTATAATTCGTGTATGTTTTTCTTTAATAGCTTATTTAGGAGTAGTATTATCTTTATTTGTTTTTCAGATAGATAGATTTACAACGATAATGATTTTGGTTTATGGACTTACACTCTTCACTGGAATATCGGAACTGTCGAGAAATTATTTTATATCTATAGTTGAGAATAAATATATTGTCAAATCTGAGATATTTAGAACCCTGGTTGGTGCGATAGTAAAAATCGGATTATTGTTTCTTAAAGCACCCCTAGAGTATTTTATTATAGCTCAGGTTTTTGATACATTTTTGGTAGCAAGTGGCTATTATTATAGCTATAAAGTTATAGTGGGCTCAGTAAGAAATTGGACATTTGATAAGACAATAGTACCTTTTTTTATTAAAGAATCATTTCCTTTACTTTTATCCGGTGCTGCAATAGTAATTTATCAGCGTATAGATCAAGTTATGATAGGTAATATGTTGAATAAAACAGAAGTTGGGTATTTTGCAACGGCTGGAAAATTTGTTGATTTGATTTTATTTCTTCCTGCTATTTTAGTGCAGACTATAACTCCTATACTTGTACGGGAAAAAGAATGTGATTCTTATAGCTATGAAGCAAAGAAACGTACTTTTGTAGGTATAACTACATGGGTATCACTGCTAATGGCACTTGCCATTTCACTATCTGCTTATTGGATGATAATTTATACCTATGGTGAAAAATATGCATTGGCTATACCTGTATTGCAAATTATGGCATTTAAAGCTGTAGGTATGGCATTGTCTGCTGCTGGAGGGCAGATTATTATTATAGAGCATATTCAGAAATGGGCTTTTATACGGAATGTTTTGGGATGTTTTTTGTGTGTGATATTAAATTATCTGTTCATTCCAAAGTATGGAATTATTGGTTCTGCAATTGTTACTGTTATCACTGTCTTCTTCACAGGATGTATCTCAAATATATTTATTCCATCATATCATAAAATTCTAAAACTTCAAATTTATGCAATGTTTTGGGGGTGGAAGGATATGGTTTATTTTAAACAAATTATAAGACGCTGA
- a CDS encoding GumC family protein: MTDEQKNTPSGTEQREENVDLYALFFKYFAYWPWFVASVLVCIISAFIYLRYQAPVYNVDAAVLIKEGDKKSGSSNNPMGALQDLGMFSMTNNFDNEVEILKSRTLIKKVVNHLNLYISVAEERMFGYNTPLYKSTPVKVYMTPEEADNLEEGAELHLKYTMNGKLDVKVEYMLDEEKQEAEVSFDSIPAVFPTPVGVFSFTKNDSVPPLEEDMNLVAYVNSPTDVTESYVENLSVEPTSKTTTIAAISLQNTVKQRGIDFINCLVDFYNLDANDEKNEVAQKSAEFIDERIGIINRELGTAETELADFKQRSGLTDLTSDARLALEESSKYEQQLTENATQLRLVESLRNYVNNPKNANEVIPANVGLQDQNLGSIINQYNTMLIERKRLLRTSSENNPAVININTGIESMRHNVQTTVNSVLRGLQIAQSNLERQARKFEGRISSAPQQEKEFLTISRQQEIKATLYIMLLQKREENAITLASTANNGRIIKAALPSKKPVSPKKMVVMLAALVLGMGIPVGLIYLKDLLKYKIENAEDVEKMTDVPILGELPLSKKPEKGSIVVQENQNGMMEEAFRGLRTNMLFMLGASQKVVLFTSTQPGEGKSFIAGNTAVSLAYMGKKVVIVGLDIRKPGLNKVFNLSHRTEGITNYLADPEHTNLFDMIQHSDVSPNLDILPGGPIPPNPTELMARTVLEDAIEKLKERYDYIILDTAPIAIVTDTAIASRVADMCVYVCRADVTPKLGYQYINVLRDQKKFDKLATVINSIDLNSRKSGYGYGHKYGYGYGHKYGYGYGYEIGDKKSK; this comes from the coding sequence ATGACTGACGAACAGAAGAACACCCCTTCGGGTACCGAGCAACGTGAGGAGAACGTTGATCTTTATGCCTTGTTTTTTAAATATTTTGCCTATTGGCCGTGGTTTGTAGCCAGTGTGCTGGTTTGTATTATATCTGCTTTCATCTATCTCCGCTATCAGGCCCCCGTCTATAATGTTGATGCGGCCGTACTCATCAAAGAAGGTGACAAGAAAAGTGGAAGCAGCAATAATCCTATGGGAGCCCTTCAGGATCTGGGTATGTTCTCCATGACTAACAATTTTGACAATGAGGTGGAAATCCTGAAGTCAAGAACCTTGATTAAAAAGGTGGTGAATCATTTGAATTTGTATATTTCAGTGGCTGAGGAACGTATGTTCGGCTATAACACTCCTTTATATAAGTCCACTCCGGTAAAAGTTTATATGACTCCTGAAGAGGCAGACAATCTGGAAGAAGGAGCCGAGCTTCATCTAAAATACACCATGAATGGAAAATTGGATGTAAAAGTGGAATATATGCTTGACGAGGAGAAGCAGGAGGCTGAGGTAAGTTTTGACAGTATTCCGGCTGTTTTCCCCACTCCAGTAGGAGTTTTCAGTTTTACAAAGAATGACTCGGTCCCGCCTTTGGAAGAAGATATGAATCTGGTGGCATACGTTAATTCTCCTACAGATGTGACGGAAAGTTATGTAGAGAATTTGTCAGTGGAACCCACTTCGAAGACTACCACAATTGCTGCCATCAGCTTGCAGAATACGGTAAAGCAGCGCGGTATCGATTTCATCAATTGTTTGGTTGACTTTTATAATCTGGACGCGAATGACGAGAAGAATGAAGTGGCTCAAAAATCTGCAGAGTTTATAGACGAACGTATTGGCATTATCAATCGGGAGTTAGGTACTGCCGAAACGGAACTTGCCGATTTCAAGCAACGCTCCGGATTGACCGATTTGACCAGCGATGCCCGTCTGGCTTTGGAGGAGAGTTCGAAATATGAACAGCAGCTGACCGAGAATGCCACCCAGTTGAGACTGGTGGAGTCCTTGCGTAACTACGTGAACAACCCGAAGAATGCAAACGAGGTGATTCCCGCCAATGTAGGGTTGCAGGACCAGAATTTGGGTTCTATCATCAACCAATATAACACGATGCTGATCGAACGCAAGCGTTTGCTTCGTACCTCTTCCGAAAACAATCCTGCAGTAATCAATATCAATACGGGCATCGAGTCCATGCGGCACAATGTGCAGACTACCGTGAACAGTGTACTGAGAGGGTTGCAGATAGCGCAGTCCAACCTTGAACGTCAGGCACGGAAGTTTGAAGGCAGGATCAGCAGTGCACCGCAGCAGGAGAAAGAATTTCTTACTATCTCCCGCCAGCAGGAAATCAAGGCGACCCTTTACATTATGTTGCTTCAGAAGCGTGAGGAAAACGCAATAACCCTGGCATCCACTGCTAATAACGGACGTATCATCAAAGCTGCTCTTCCTAGTAAAAAGCCGGTTTCTCCTAAGAAGATGGTTGTTATGTTGGCCGCTCTTGTATTGGGTATGGGTATTCCTGTAGGTCTTATTTATTTGAAGGATTTATTAAAATATAAGATAGAGAATGCCGAGGATGTGGAGAAGATGACGGATGTTCCTATTTTGGGTGAGCTTCCTTTAAGTAAGAAGCCCGAAAAAGGTTCCATTGTGGTTCAGGAGAATCAGAATGGTATGATGGAGGAGGCTTTTCGTGGTCTGCGTACCAATATGTTGTTCATGCTTGGTGCCAGTCAGAAAGTGGTGCTTTTTACATCCACACAGCCGGGTGAAGGTAAATCTTTTATTGCTGGCAATACGGCAGTCAGTCTGGCCTATATGGGTAAGAAAGTTGTTATTGTGGGTTTGGATATCCGCAAGCCTGGGCTGAACAAGGTTTTTAATCTGTCCCATCGCACGGAAGGTATTACCAATTATTTGGCTGATCCCGAGCATACCAATCTTTTTGATATGATACAACATTCGGATGTAAGTCCTAATCTTGATATTCTTCCGGGTGGTCCTATTCCTCCCAATCCTACAGAGTTGATGGCGCGTACGGTGCTGGAAGATGCAATAGAGAAATTGAAAGAGCGTTACGATTACATTATTCTTGATACGGCTCCTATTGCTATTGTGACCGATACTGCTATTGCCAGTCGTGTGGCTGATATGTGCGTGTATGTGTGTCGTGCAGATGTAACTCCGAAGTTGGGGTATCAGTATATTAATGTGCTGCGGGATCAGAAGAAATTTGATAAATTGGCTACAGTTATTAATAGCATTGATTTGAATTCAAGAAAGAGTGGCTATGGGTATGGTCATAAATATGGTTATGGATATGGACACAAGTATGGGTATGGTTATGGTTATGAAATAGGAGATAAAAAGTCTAAATGA
- a CDS encoding polysaccharide pyruvyl transferase family protein, with translation MKYYLPIHINGGNRGCEAITKATMDILGCTKEQLVVYSSNIEIDRSLGLEQRVTLVARKQFSFLFKVIRKIRNVFVKEQYSRNLFTYNYLYNPFLRKITKHDIMLSTGGDMMCYADNEVIYTNEYLYDRRIRTVLWGCSIGEENLTFRKLETLKHFSAIYARESLTKELLLKKGLKNIFLFPDPAFILKAEACKLPSCFASGKVVGINISNFVSSEDGFNTLFGKNLIKLIDYIIENTSYHILLVPHVFWGAQDDRIICNLVKDRYISKKRISLLDADCLNYCQLRYVISNCTIFMGARTHAVISAYSTCVPTVAIGYSIKSRGIAKDLQLPETTLVDGVHLINDQQLLNAFQYVNDHKLEIRKHLENIISEYTSQVWEAKKMLDSL, from the coding sequence ATGAAATATTATTTACCAATTCATATAAACGGGGGAAATAGGGGTTGCGAAGCTATAACAAAAGCTACTATGGATATTTTGGGATGTACTAAGGAACAATTGGTTGTCTATAGTAGTAATATAGAAATTGACAGGTCTTTAGGATTGGAACAAAGAGTAACTTTAGTAGCACGAAAACAGTTTTCTTTTCTATTTAAGGTAATTAGAAAAATCAGAAATGTTTTTGTTAAAGAACAATATAGTAGAAATCTCTTCACATATAACTATTTATATAACCCTTTTTTACGGAAGATTACCAAACATGATATTATGTTGTCCACTGGAGGGGATATGATGTGTTATGCAGATAATGAAGTGATTTATACAAATGAGTATCTTTATGATCGACGAATACGAACTGTTCTTTGGGGGTGTTCAATTGGAGAGGAAAACCTTACATTTCGCAAACTTGAAACTTTGAAGCATTTTTCTGCTATATACGCAAGAGAATCGCTTACAAAAGAATTACTACTGAAAAAGGGATTGAAAAATATCTTTTTATTTCCGGACCCTGCCTTTATTCTTAAAGCAGAAGCCTGTAAGTTACCGTCTTGTTTTGCATCTGGCAAAGTTGTAGGTATTAATATTAGTAATTTTGTTTCTTCTGAAGATGGATTTAATACTTTGTTTGGAAAGAATCTAATAAAATTAATAGATTATATTATTGAAAATACATCTTATCATATTCTACTCGTGCCACATGTGTTTTGGGGGGCACAGGATGACCGGATTATTTGTAATTTGGTAAAGGATAGATATATAAGTAAGAAACGGATTTCTTTATTAGATGCTGATTGTTTGAATTATTGTCAATTACGCTACGTAATTTCTAACTGTACAATATTTATGGGAGCAAGAACTCATGCTGTTATTTCTGCTTACAGTACTTGTGTACCCACCGTTGCTATTGGATATAGCATTAAAAGTAGAGGTATTGCTAAAGATTTGCAACTTCCTGAAACTACTCTTGTTGATGGTGTTCATCTCATTAATGATCAGCAACTTTTAAATGCTTTTCAATATGTGAATGACCATAAATTAGAGATACGCAAACATTTAGAAAATATTATTTCTGAATATACTTCTCAGGTTTGGGAAGCTAAAAAAATGTTGGATAGTTTATGA
- a CDS encoding nitroreductase family protein — translation MIKTLKLLIRKSLEKYYLRKIFMLEAYHFFKLLVKYNASINTDRDIAKMQYTLLRENHTIEKGLSMRNPRKGFGQKKVLNLLIRLDKYVTLYYNKDKEFVDYLLSTIHYYITYTKQTGVDISDIELKFNTLLNRLDNHTYKNIVSGIKPETKEHILSECNKNFESLLYSRHSLRYFENTLLTKEVLEKALSLAQQTPSACNRQGWKTHIFQGENSHKLIEWQGGCHGFEDQVNTSILVTTDLRAFLFYEVHQAYVDGGLYAMNLINALHSLGIGTIPLSVAFGYDKLDNLSQFDIPRNEIPIVIIGAGYILDNFNVAVSSRKSINRTNKYH, via the coding sequence ATGATTAAAACTCTAAAACTTTTAATTAGAAAAAGCCTTGAGAAATATTACCTTAGAAAAATATTTATGTTAGAGGCTTATCATTTTTTTAAGTTGCTAGTTAAGTATAACGCTTCTATCAATACAGATAGAGATATAGCGAAGATGCAATATACTCTGTTGCGTGAGAATCATACTATTGAAAAAGGACTTTCTATGAGAAATCCCCGAAAGGGATTTGGGCAAAAAAAAGTGTTAAATCTATTAATAAGGCTTGATAAATATGTAACATTGTATTACAATAAGGATAAGGAGTTTGTCGACTATTTGCTGTCAACAATACATTATTATATAACATATACAAAACAAACAGGAGTTGATATATCAGATATTGAATTGAAGTTTAATACTTTACTTAATAGGTTGGATAATCATACATATAAAAACATAGTTTCAGGTATAAAACCTGAAACAAAGGAACATATTCTTTCTGAATGTAATAAAAATTTTGAATCATTACTATATAGCCGACATTCGCTACGATATTTTGAAAATACACTTCTTACAAAAGAAGTTCTTGAGAAGGCACTTTCATTGGCTCAACAAACCCCATCAGCTTGCAATCGTCAAGGTTGGAAAACGCATATTTTTCAAGGTGAAAATAGTCATAAGCTGATTGAATGGCAAGGGGGATGTCATGGTTTTGAGGATCAAGTTAATACATCTATACTTGTCACTACAGATTTAAGAGCCTTTCTTTTTTATGAGGTTCATCAAGCATATGTTGACGGAGGTCTATATGCAATGAATTTAATTAATGCTCTTCATTCGCTAGGTATTGGTACAATTCCATTGTCGGTTGCATTTGGATATGATAAATTAGATAATTTGTCTCAATTTGATATACCTCGAAATGAAATTCCGATTGTGATAATAGGTGCAGGTTATATATTGGATAATTTTAATGTAGCAGTTTCAAGTAGAAAAAGTATTAATAGAACTAATAAATATCATTAA
- a CDS encoding O-antigen ligase family protein, with protein MVSSSVSEFLSKYFVCNYFLLMTVDVLLVWCGLAVIAKFELIILLSAIIISLNKLRNQTTRMDLFIIFFSISIAIASLSNIYPQAFWFEGVRYQLFSIIFFFVGESSTSKDWDFFDKSIIPVLVVCFIGLILYITSPSWYVDFKLSGFTDNEGGRFLEMTRLSAFWTYPYWVSYGSGIIYFYLLFKSYKEGRITTKIAFALIFLAVIMVLAQQRAPIAFVALITLALLVNSLFNGQKRSFSTYVLFLLLILVCCISIVFSFLDQERLIFMLSKFESLIEGGNASFLKERTNIFSDFYSKKITFWGDGIGRYGHEAYYSGKMAITDQQYLKIMYETGYFGIICYSIFILLVVIRGIRNFKDNLFELGIIFFYLMAMTGANCLSVTGQHCIVFWFCCGRIFNKSCLTYKCTSCYSLQKD; from the coding sequence ATGGTATCGTCTTCTGTTAGTGAATTTCTATCAAAATATTTTGTATGTAACTATTTTTTATTAATGACGGTGGATGTGCTTCTTGTATGGTGTGGTTTAGCTGTAATTGCAAAGTTTGAACTAATAATCTTATTGAGCGCTATTATCATTAGTCTTAATAAATTGCGGAATCAAACAACAAGAATGGACTTGTTTATTATATTTTTTTCTATTTCTATCGCTATTGCTAGTCTTTCCAATATTTATCCACAGGCTTTTTGGTTTGAAGGTGTTAGGTATCAGCTGTTTTCTATTATTTTCTTTTTTGTAGGTGAAAGTAGCACTTCAAAAGATTGGGATTTTTTTGACAAATCCATAATCCCTGTACTTGTGGTATGTTTCATTGGATTAATATTATATATTACGTCTCCAAGCTGGTACGTGGATTTTAAACTTTCTGGATTTACAGATAATGAAGGAGGTCGTTTTTTGGAAATGACACGTTTATCTGCATTTTGGACTTATCCATATTGGGTTAGTTATGGAAGTGGTATTATTTATTTCTATTTGTTGTTTAAATCTTATAAGGAAGGACGGATAACAACTAAAATTGCATTCGCTTTGATTTTTTTGGCTGTTATTATGGTGTTAGCACAGCAACGTGCCCCTATTGCTTTTGTGGCATTAATAACTTTGGCTTTGTTAGTGAATAGTCTTTTCAATGGGCAGAAACGATCTTTTAGTACATACGTACTTTTTTTATTACTCATCTTGGTTTGCTGCATTAGTATTGTATTTTCTTTTTTAGATCAAGAACGTTTGATATTTATGCTTTCTAAATTTGAGAGCTTAATAGAAGGTGGAAATGCTTCATTTTTAAAGGAAAGAACAAATATTTTTAGTGATTTCTATTCTAAGAAAATTACTTTTTGGGGAGATGGCATCGGTCGTTATGGACATGAAGCATATTATAGTGGAAAGATGGCAATAACTGACCAGCAATATTTGAAGATAATGTATGAAACAGGATATTTTGGGATAATATGTTATTCTATTTTTATACTCTTGGTTGTCATTCGTGGAATAAGGAACTTTAAAGATAACCTATTTGAATTAGGCATTATATTCTTTTACTTAATGGCTATGACCGGAGCTAATTGTTTGTCAGTTACAGGCCAGCATTGCATCGTTTTTTGGTTTTGTTGTGGCCGTATCTTTAATAAATCATGTTTAACGTATAAGTGTACAAGCTGCTATTCCTTGCAAAAAGATTAA